The Paenibacillus sp. FSL H7-0357 nucleotide sequence CATATCAGCGAGATCATTCATGAGCTTCAGAACAGTATGACCGACTTTCAGGGCTACATGCTGGAGACGAAAAAAAGCCTCGAGCAGCAGGATCACCAGGTAGCGGAAACCCTTGCATCTTTCGAGGCGATTGACGGTTCGATTACCGGAATCAGCAGACAAATTGGACAAATTCATCATAAGGTGGAGCTGACCCGGAAGATTAATTCCCGGCTTGCCGTATCCATTCACTCTGTAGCATCCGTAGCCGAGCAGACAGCTGCGGGCGTTCAGGAGGTCAATGCTTCCAGCACGCAGCAGGACAAGGCGATCCGCGATATTGCCCGGCAGGCAGTGGAGATTAACGATATTTCGCAGCGGCTGTTCACGGAAATTAATATTTTCAAAATAGAAGAGGAGACCGGGGACGTTTCGCCATCCGGTCAGCTGCTGGTATTGGAAGAACACTGGAATGAACTCAACGAACCAACGGAAAAATTACTCGCGATTGCCGAGTGAAGCATTGAGCTGGGTCACCAGCTCCGGAAACCAGTCACTGAGTGCAAGGAATGGAAAGCCCGCCGAGCGGGCTTTTGTTGTATCCATATGCCAGGACTCGGTAATGCCGAAGGGAGACATATCCTCATCTGCAGTTTCGGCCTCAATCACCGCCTGCTTACCCGTGGCTGCTTCAATGATGGAGAGGATCTTCCCAATGGTAAGAGTCCCGTCCGAGCATGCATTTACCGGTCCGGTCAGTTGGGAGAAGCCAAGCCAATACAAGAAGTCCGCCGCCTCATCCGAACGGATGAAGGAGATGGCAGCCTGGGTGTTCGGGATGCCGATCGGCCGGCCTTCGCGGACATGCTCGATGTGAAAAAGCAGCCTCCGCGTATAATCATCCGTTCCCAGCACCATGGGTATGCGCACGGTAGCCACGGGGAATGCGTCCTGCTTCAGCAGAACCGTTTCGGCCAGTCTTTTGCCCTCCTGATAGTTGAAGTCCTCCTTCGCACCTAATCGCAAGGGGTATACTTCAGGGTCGAAGTCAGCTTCGGTCAAAGCTTCCGGCCTTGGATCATAAACCGACAAGCTTGAAGTGAGGATGTACCGTTTAGCGGTGCCGGCAAAAATACGGCCTGCAGCATCAGCCTCATCCGGTGAAAAGCAGATATTGTCATAGACCACATCCCAAGGGGTATCCCCGACGGCTTCGGCAAGCGCTTTGGCGTCCGTACGGTCCACATTCAGCCTGGAGACCTGTTCCCCGAAGCTGTCTTCCGCCCGGCCTCTGGTCAGAATCGTTACCTTGCTGTCTCCCTCACGGAGCAGCCGTTCCACCAGCCGTTTGCCAAAAAATCGGGTTCCCCCAAGCACAAGTATGTTCCTCATTCAATACACTCCTTTATAAATTGAAATAGCTGACCCACCTGAAGCCTTGGGTTAGGCGGCCATCCGCAGCCCGGCATGAGTGCTGCTGCTGCGGCCAGCGGTTGAACGGCTGCTGCTGGCAAAGTGCAGCGCCTGCACGGTACCTGTGCTTACAGCCATCGTAAGTTCCGCTGAATGTTCCTGGCGGAGAAGCTCCAGCATGACAGGGATTTGACCCTGCTCATAAGCATCGGCCAGCGCCGACAAGAGTTGCCGGTAATCGGCATCCAGCGGAACCGCAGGCCCGCCGTCCGCCGACAGATCCTCTCTAACGGCTGCGAGTGCCTGCCGTGCCCGGTGCAGCGCCGATTTCACCGCGCCTTCGGTTGTTTCCAGTTGTTCCGCCGTTTCACCCGCAGAATAGCCCAGCACATCCCGCATCAGAAAGGCCGTCCGCTGCAGCGGAGACTGGTGTTTCATTAGGGCCTGAAAGGCCACTTCAATTTCGGAGATCGTTCCGCCCGTTAACGGCTCTGCCTGTGAATGCCCGCGCTCCAGAGCGCGGCTCAGGGAAGCCCGTCGCCGTGCAGCATCAATCCATGTATTTTTGGCGATCCGCAGCAGCAGGGCTTCTGGATTCGGATTGGCCGGAAATTTGCCGTATCCCAGCGCCTTGGCCCAGGTCTCTTGAGCCAAATCCTCGGCTTCAATGCTGGACCGGGTAAGTGTCAGGCAATAGCGGTTCAGGACTGCTCCAAGCGACTGCAGACTTTTCTCACCGGTATGGTTAACGGTATTGTACTCTTCAAGGGTCATCACGCTTACGCATCTCCTTCTGGCTATCCCATTTAATTTGTTCCCTCTATTATATAAACGAATAGCTCATCATAAAAGATACGCATCATCCGTAAATTTAAAAATTCTGTATGTGCCGTATCCTTTGCCCGCCATGATCCGTTTACAGGGTATAAAGTTAAGGCACATTACAGGAGGTATATAAGAATGAGTATTATTCCCTATGTGATTGAACAAACGAGCAGGGGCGAGCGCTCTTACGACATTTATTCCCGGCTGCTGAAAGACCGGATTGTATTCGTGGGTGCGGCCATTGACGATCAGCTGGCTAACAGCATCATTGCCCAGCTGTTGTTTCTGGCGGCGGATGAGCCGGATAAGGATATTCAGATGTTCATTAACAGCCCGGGCGGCTCAACTACCGCAGGGTTCGGAATTTATGATACGATGCAGGTAATCAAACCGCAGATAAATACAATCTGTACCGGTTTTGCGGCTTCTTTCGCTTCGCTGCTGCTGCTCTCCGGGGCTACAGGCAAACGGTTCGCCCTGCCGAACAGCGAGATTATGATCCACCAGCCGCATGGCGGTGCACAAGGGCAGGCAAGTGATATCGCAATCAGTGCCAAGCGTATTCTGCAGATCCGGGAGAAGGTTGTGCGGATCACTGCGGAGCGCACCGGACAACCGGTGGAGAAGGTCGAAAAGGATATGGACCGGGATTATTTCCTGTCGTCCGAAGAGGCGCTGGAATACGGGATTATTGACAAAATCATTACCAAACTTTAAGCGAATGGAGCGGATGGGTATGCTGGCAGCATTGCAAGGGCAAGAGGTCACCGTTAATTTTCTGGATGGTTCCAGTGTCAGAGGCGGTGTTCTGGAAGAGATCGACGAGCGGTTCGTGAAATACCGTACGGAATATCAGGTACTGTACATTCCGATCAGCTCTATCCGTGCCGTAGCCGTGGAAACGAAGGAGCGGGAGCGTCCCCGCGTCGGATTCGGGCAGTAAGACCGTAATGTTCCGCTGTAACTGGAAGATCCCCGAAGCCCCTAACAAGGGGTTCGGGGATTTTTTTGCATCTAATGAAGTATTCTCGTCATTGCCATTGAGAACGATTATCAATTATACTTGTTTGTAATAAAGTAATATAAAAGTTCTGTAATGGTGGTGTTATATAACAATGGACCTAAAAGTAATGGAACCAGAAGTAACTTCTCCCGCTGAAAAGGATGCTGAGACTCTGCCGGACTGGGATCAGTTGTCCTTCAGACTGTTGTCGGTTCAGGCACTGAGGGGAGACGGGGAGGTTCGGCTGCCCCAGCAGCTGAATTTCTGCTATGCGCTGATTCTGGTGGCAGGCGGAGCAGTCCGGATTCATGTGGATCACCGCCAGGTGGAGCTGTCCGCAGGTTCAGTCTGTCTATGCCTGCCGGAGCAAACGATCGGAACGGCCAAACCGGCCGCCAGCCTGGATATGCATATTTTTTATTTTGAAGTCTATCATTACGGTAAACCGGAGAACGTTCGTGACCATGCAATCCATGACGCACTTCTGTTTCCGCCGGATACCATACTGCCGCACTTTCCAGCTAAGCAAATCTCTTCCGTCTGCAGTGAAGTTTTTCGGATATCCGGGGCTGGACAACAGAACATCAGCTTTCGCGCGCAAATAGATTTTCAGGAGCTGCTGTATGTGATTCGTATGAGCTGCCGGCAGAAGCCCAGAGATACGGGAAGGGCGCTGGAGCAGGCCAAGCAGTACATAGAGGATCACTTCACGGAGCCGCTGACGACTCAGGAGCTGGCGCAAGCCGCCGAGCTCAGCCCTAAGTATTTTGTGGACCTGTTTAAGCGGAAATACGGCAAAAGTGCAGTGGAATACGCCGCCGAACTGCGGCTGCAGCAGGCGAAACGACTGATGGCGGAGAGTGGACTGAAGCTGCGGGATATCGCCCACCGGGTGGGGTATGCCGATGAGTTCTATTTCAGCCGGAAATTCAAAAAGATGATCGGTGTGCCGCCTGCAGTCTATATGAAAAGCCGTCACCGGAAGCTGGTTGCTTATACTCCGGCGGTGCTGGGACAATTGCTGCCGCTGAACCTGACACCCTACGCGGCGGCACTGCATCCGAAATGGACGGAATATTATTATCTGAACTACCGCGGGGATATTCCCGTGCATATCAGCGCGTACCGCAACAACCAGGAATGGCAGGCTAACATTGATCTGCTGAGCCAGTATCCGGCTGACCTGATCATCGCCCGGGATGAGCTGAAGGAGCAGGAGAAAACCGCGCTGGAGAAGATAGCTCCAGTCTATTATAGTCATGGCGGCAGCTGTGATTGGCGTGGACAGTTTCAGGAACTGGCACAGGTTCTGGGCGAGAGCTGGCAAGGGGAGCAGTGGCTGTCAGCGTATGACCGTGAGGTGCGCAGCGCCAAAGAGCTTCTGCACAAAGCGATGGGTGATGAATCTGTTGCTGTGATCCGGATGCTTGGCAGCAAGCTGTATTTGTACTGCAATCACGGCATACTGGACATGCTCTACCGGGAGCTGGACTTAAAGCCGGCCTTTAAGTCCGGCGAAGGTATTTATAACGTGCCGGTTACACTAGAAGAGCTTGCGGCTCTGCCGGCAGATCATTTGTTCATGCTGATCCGCAGAGAGAACGATACGCTGGGCGAGTGGCAGAAGCTGCAGAATCATCCGTTATGGCTGAAGCTTTCTGCGGTTCAGAGACACCGGGTGCATCATATGAGCTCCGATCCCTGGCGTGAGCATTCCGCTTATGCGCAGCTGCGGATGCTCCGGCAGACGCTGCAGCTGCTTGCAGCCAATCGTCCATAAATGTTCCGCCTTTTGTCCATGGTACGGCAGCAGACCCTTCGTTATAATCGAAAATGATAATCATTATCACTTGTTGTGATATAGATTGGACATTTTACAGAGTGGAAGGGGATTTATAGAAAGATGAAAAGATCATTTGGGATAGCAGGACTGATAGCATTATTTGTACTCGTACTTACAGCGTGCGGAGGCAACGGCAACAATACGCCGGCAAATGGGGCCGCAAATGCTGCGGAAACCGCAACAGCAGCTCCGGCGGCTACGGCAGAGGCAACGGCAGAAGCCTCACCGGCAGTAACTGAAGCAGGCACGCGCACGATTGAATATTTAGGGGAGCAATATACGGTACCCGCATCAGCAGAACGGATTGTTATTACCGGAGCAATGGAAGCCATGGAGGATGCGCTGGTGCTGGATGTGCATCCAGTCGGCGCAATTACGTTCAGCGGTGAATTTCCGGAACGCTTCGCTGCCATTACGGACAAGGCTGAATCGATCGGGGAGAAAACCGAGCCGAACTTCGAGACCATCCTGAAGCTGAAGCCGGATGTGATCCTCGGGACTACGAAGTTCAAGCCTGAAGTAGTAGAGCAACTGAAGAAAATCGCTCCGCTCATTCAAGTCTCGCATATCGCCAGCAACTGGGAAGCGAACCTGAATCTGATGGCAGAGCTGACTGGCAAGCAGGAGCAGGCTGCGGCGGAAATCGCCAAATATCAGGCAGCACTGGAAAATGCAAAGGCAGAGCTTGGTGAGAAGCTGAAGGATCAGAAGGTAGTGGCAATACGTATCCGTGCAGGACAAATGTTTATTTTCCCTGCGGCGGTGTTTGTTAACCCTATCTTGTATAACGATCTTGGCCTAAGTGTTCCGGCAGAGGTAGAAGCTGCGAAAGCACAGGAAGGCATTTCGGTCGAGCAGCTGGCGTCAATGAATCCGGATATCCTGTTTATCCAATTTGCTGCTGATGAGAATGCCGAGACTGCAACAGCGCTGGAAGACCTGCAAAGCAATCCGATTATCCAAAAAATTAATGCGATGAAAAATAACAAGACCTTCGTCAATGTAATTGATCCGTTGTCCGAAGGCGGACCGGCATGGAGCCGCATACAATTCCTGCAGGCTGCAGTGGAGCAGTTGAACAAGTAATCTGAGATTGTACAAAAGAGTGGGATGATATGAAATTATCTGCCGGACTAAAGACGACCTCCCTGCTGGTGCTGGGGGTCGTCCTCATTATACTCGTCGGTGTCTTGTCGGTGCTCTATGGCACTAAATCCATCAGCTATAGCACGGTATGGAATGCGCTGTTTCATCTGGACGGGGACAATATTGATCATCTGATTATCCGGACCTCGCGGATGCCGCGGGTGGCCGGGGCGCTGCTGATCGGCGCGTTCCTGGCCGTATCCGGGGCCTTAATGCAAGGGATGACCCGGAATTATCTGGCCTCTCCTTCAATTATGGGGATTAGCGACGGATCTGTATTTGCCATTACGCTATGTATGGTGTTCCTGCCCGGCGCTTCATCCATGACGATGATTCTCTATTCACTGGCAGGCTCGATGCTGGGGGCAGCTTTGGTCTTCGGTACGGCCAAGCTGCTGCCCGGCGGTGCCTCGCCCTTGTCACTGGCCGTCCTGGGTACTATTATCGGCACCTTTCTTGGAGGGGTGTCGCAGGCGCTCGCTACCTATTTTCAAATTTCGCAAAATATCAGCTTTTGGTACAACGCCCGGCTGCATATGATGGACCCGGCGTTAATCAAGCTGGCAATTCCGTTTGCCGTGGTCGGCTTGGCTCTGGGCCTGATGATGGCCCGTTCCGTGACGATGCTCTCGCTTGGTGATGAGACCGCTGCAGGCCTCGGCCTTAAGGTCGCAGTGGTAAAAGGCCTGACGATGCTGAGTGTCGTCATTCTGACGGGAATCTCAGTAGCCATTGCCGGGAAAATAGCCTTTGTCGGCCTCATAATCCCGCATATTACGCGTTATCTGATCGGTCAGGACTACCGCAAGATCATTCCTTTTTCCGCTTTTTTTGGCGCGCTGTTCCTGGCTGCATGCGATCTCATCAGCAGGTTCGTGAATTTTCCGTTTGAAACGCCGATCGGTGTAGTCACCGCTTTGTTTGGGGTTCCCTTTTTCCTCTATTTAATTAAGACAAGAGGGGGTGGCCAGACTTGAGCAAGTCCTATCTTTCACCGAAACCAAAGCGGCTTGCTTTCTGGTCCTTGTTTCTGATCATGTGTGCACTCACGCTGTGTTTCATGTACATTAGCCTGACCAACGGAACCTTCGACCTTTCAGCGAAGGATGTGCTTCGCACTTTACTGCGGATTAATCCCGCCGCAGATCATGACCTCGTTATCTTTGACTTTCGTCTGCCGCGCATTGTACTTGGCGCACTTGTCGGATTCGGGCTGGGAATCGCCGGTGCTGTGCTGCAGGGCATCACCCGCAACTCTCTTGCGGATCCCGGAATTCTCGGTATTCATGCTGCTGCAGGAGCTTTTGTCGTATTGTACATGTTCTTTGCAGCAGGGACGATGAAGACCCCGGACTGGTTTGCGGTCCTGTCCATGCCGATGTTCGGATTTGTGGGCGGGCTGGTTGCCGTCATTCTGCTCTATATCTTCGCCAGGCAGAACGGTGAATTTAATCCGCAGCAGCTGATTCTTGTGGGCATCGCGCTTGCATCCGGCTTTGGGGCAATTACCCTGTTTGTCTCACTCAAAATGGACCCGCAAAACTATGAGATGGCCGCCGTCTGGCTGGCTGGCAGCGTGTACAGCGCGAACTGGAGACAGGTGCTTTCGACCCTGCCCTGGCTGGTGATATTAATTCCAGTGATCTGGAGACGCGCAGCTGTTCTTGATTTAATGCAGCTGCATGAAGTCAGTGTAAAGGGATTAGGTGTCGCTATAGGCAGAGAAAGGCAGATCCTGCTGCTCTGCTGTGTCGGTCTGGTCAGCGCCTGTATCTCCGTGTCCGGTAGCATCGGGTTTGTTGGCCTGATCGCACCGCATATCGCCAGAAGACTGATCGGCAACAGCTATAAGTATATCGTCCCCTTATGCGGCATGATTGGGATGCTGATGGTGGTTATCGGTGATTTTATCGGCAAAACGGTGTTCGCTCCGGCTCAACTGCCGGTAGGCATTGTCATCTCTATCATCGGTGTGCCGTATTTCATTTTTCTTTTGTTCAAGACACGCACGAAATAGGTGCGCTTGAAGGAGGTTAACATCATGGAAGGAACTTATATACAGGAAGAGATTGGCGGCCGCAGGCTGACTCTCTATACTCCGATGTCCTATGGGGAAGAGGGCAGACGGTTTCCGGTTGTTTATCTGCAGGATGATGGCGAAGTGATGGAGCATTCGCTGAATTACCTGGAGCACTTGTTTATAACCAAAGCGCTGCCGGAACTGATTTTTGTCGGCATTACCCCGCATGACCGGAATCATGAATACACACCATGGCCGTCGCCGGCCCTGATGCCGGACAGACCGGATTTTGGCGGTGGCGGCGGAGAATATTTGAAGGAACTTGTCGGGAGGATCAAGCCGTATGTCGACAGCAGCTATCATACTTTGCCAGGACCAGAGCATACGGGCCTGCTTGGCTGCTCCTTCGGCGGACTGATCTCGCTTTATGGATCTTACCTTTATCCCGATGTGTTTGGCAGGATCGGGCTGGTCTCCGCATCGTTCTGGTATGAAGGTATCTTGAATTACATACGCGGACAGAGCAGGACGCTGCCGGAACAGCGGATCTACATGTATGTCGGAGAGCTGGAGGGACTGTACAAGACAAACTTGCAAAAGCAAATGGTCCCGCAGTCGCGCCTCGCGCATGAGCTGCTGCTGGAGCAGGGCTTCAGCGACGAGACATTGCGTTTTGAGACCAACCCTATAGGAACACATGACAGTGTGTTTTTCAGCCAGCAGCTTCCGCATGCCCTGCACTGGCTGTTTGGAGCAGAGCATGCCGGGGGCAGCAGAGTCTGATCCTGTGGTGAGTGAATTAATGGCGGAGCAATCATATAAGGGAGTTTTCCGAAAACCGCGCTGGCGGCTGGAGGGAGACTCCTTTTTTAGTAGATCATGAAGAGAGGATCAACCAGGGACCCTTCGAGAGGGGAGACAGAGGTTGTCTGCTTTGACACTAAGTATTATTTGTATTACTATATGTAATACAAATAATCCGAAACGGAGAGCTTATATGATTATAACTCTAGATTTCAAAAGCGAACTTCCCATCTATGTCCAGCTGCGCAATGAGATAGTGATCGGTATTGGCAGCGGCGGGCTGGAGTGCGGCGAGAAATTGCCGACAGTCAGGCAGATGGCCGCAGACCTTGGCGTAAATGCTATGACCGTAAACAAGGCTTACGCCATTCTGAAGAATGAAGGTTTCATTTCCATAGACCGCAGGCATGGGGCGACCGTCTCGCCAAGCGGAAACGGACAGCCTGAATTCAAAGCCAAACTGGAAAATGAGCTTCGTCTGGTCATCTCTGAAGCAAGTCTGAAGGGAGTCGGGCGGGAGGAGTTCATGCAGCTATGCACAGGGATTTTCTCAACGGTGGCATTTAAACCAGGCACGCTGACGGAATAGGGGAGGTATCCAATGATTACTGTGTTTCTGATGGGAATCGCTTTGTTCATCTTTGCTGTCACCTTTACGATGTACTGGAGCTCAAGCAAGCCGAATGGCATCCTGTGGTTTGGGGTCAGCCTGCCTGCTCATGCGTTGCACAACGAGGAACTGCAGAGGTTGCAGAATTTGTGCAGGACAATGTACAAAAGGTACGGTGCACTCACCCTGCTGATGCTGTTGCCTATGCTGCTGGTACATGCCTACGTTTCTTTAGCAGTCATCTACCTGTTCCTATGGGCAGCCTTGATGATGGCCCTGCTCCGAATCCCTTTTGTCCGGACGCACCGGTCAATTGCTGAACTGAAACGGAAAAATGAATGGTTCGTCGGGGAGAAGCGGATCATGCGTATGGACACCAGACTATCTAATGCTCTGCACAGCAAAGAGGCAAAACTCTCTCTGTTCTTGTACCTTGTTCCGGCGCTAATTGCACTCCTTCCTTTTGGATTCAAGGTTTCTGGGGATGCCTCGTACATTGTACATGCTGCGGGAGGTACTGCGCTGGGAATGACCCTGCTCCTCTTCATCATATCGGCTTCCTTTTACAGAATGAAACCAAGGGTATATACCGTGAACAGCGAGATCAATATCCTGCTTAACAAGACCGCCCGCCGCCGCTGGTCCCGCCTGTGGTTTGGGATTGCTTTGGTTGGCAGCTGTACCGCAGCAATCACTGCCTATGCCGAAACCCTGAACGAAGGCACTGCAGGACTTATATGGAGCCTAGGCATGTTGAGTTTTTCGATTGTACCGATACTGGGCATTGTATATGTACATAATAGCTTAAAGAAACTTGAGGCGGTGGCGCTTGCGGGGGAACAGGAGATTTTATACACGGATGATGATGAGTATTGGATGAACGGGACAACCTATAATAACCCTAATGACCGTTCCATTATGGTGCCGAAGCGGATTGGAATTGGCACTACGATTAATATAGGGACAAAAACGGGTAAATATATATATTACGGCCTTTTTGTGTTTGTGGCGGTAGTAATCATCGGGACCGGATGGATCAGTGTCCAGGCAGAGTTCTCTACACCTGTAATGAAGATCGGCGACAGCGGAACTGTTAAGATTCAATTTCCGATGTACAACTACAGCTTTGCACTAGAGGATGTTCTTGAACTGAAGCTGGTGGATCAATTGCCGGAAGGCGGCAGAAGGACTAACGGTATTGGCACGGACAAAGTGGCTATAGGAAACTTTAAGCTGGATGATTTCGGCAAAAGCAAGCTATACCTCTATAAACAATCCCCTCCGTACATTGTAATCAGATTGCCTAACCTCTATGTGGTTTATAACCATAAGGAGGCATCCGAGACCCGGCAGATTTTTGCGGAGCTGCAAGGGAGGTGAGGAAATTCATTGATTTTAAAATAAATCGTATGAAGCAGACCCCTGCTGTGATACAATAGTCCGGTTGGCCTTGTATACGGGTATCTGTTCAATATAGCTTCTGCTTCTTTGGCGCAATGATGAGAAGAAGCCGAGAAAAACAGAGCATTCTCATGTATTACTATGAATTACAGAGTATTAATAAGGAAACCCGTAGATTTTACAGAAAAGGCATCAGTTTTTGTCGTTTTTTATTGATTTATTCAAAAGTATTCTGTATAATCAGCCTTGTTGATTTTTCATATGGAATAGCCCATGCTTCCGAAGCAAGTTTTGTATAAAGCTATTCTTCTGAAGCAACGCTGACAAAACTTTTTTTGGGAGGTTGTTAATTTTGGGAAAAGCGTTAATTATTGGCGCTGGCGGCGTAGCAAGTGTTGTTGTGCATAAATGCTGTCAGAACCCGGATGTATTTGAAGAGATCTGTATCGCGAGCAGAACCCTTGCGAAATGTGATGCTCTGAAAGATAAATTGGCCGGAGGCCAGACGAAGATTTCTACTGCTCAGCTCGATGCAGATAACACGGACGAGGTCATTGAACTGATCAAGAGCTTCAAGCCGGATGTCGTTATTAATGTCGCTCTCCCATATCAGGACCTGACCATTATGGATGCTTGTCTGGCAACGGGAGTGCATTATGTGGATACCGCCAACTATGAACCACAGGATACTGCTAAATTCGAGTATTCCTGGCAGTGGGCGTACAAAGAAAGATTCGAGAAAGCCGGAATTACCGCGCTGCTCGGCAGCGGCTTTGACCCTGGTGTAACTGGTGTGTTCACGGCTTATGCGCAGAAGCATTATTTTGACGAAATCCATACGATTGATATTGTTGATGCCAACGCGGGCGACCACGGTTATCCGTTTGCCACCAACTTCAATCCTGAAATCAATATCCGCGAAATTACGGCTAACGGACGTTACTTTGAGAATGGCGAGTGGATTGAAACTGCACCGCTGTCCGAGAAAAAAGTCTACGATCTCCCGGAGATCGGTCCGAAGGATATTTACCTGCTGTATCATGAAGAACTGGAATCCCTGGCTGCCAACATCAAGGGTGTGAAGAAAATCCGTTTCTGGATGACCTTCTCGCAGAACTATCTCACTCACCTGAAGGTGCTTGAGAATGTGGGCATGACTTCCATTGAGCCGATCCTTTATGAAGGTAAAGAAATTATTCCTTTGCAGTTCCTGAAGGCGATTCTGCCTGACCCGGCATCCCTGGGACCAAGAACCAAAGGCAAAACCAACATTGGCTGCATCATTCAAGGCACTAAAGACGGCCAGCCAAAAACTTACTATGTGTACAATGTCTGCGATCATGAGGAATGCTACAGAGAGGTTGGCTCCCAAGCCATTTCCTACACCACCGGCGTTCCAGCAATGATCGGGGCTATGCTGATTATAAAAGGCATCTGGAAGAAACCGGGCGTCTACAACGTAGAAGAATTTGATCCGGATCCATTCATGGATGCACTGAACAAACACGGGCTGCCTTGGCAAGAAGATTTCTCGCCAACGCTGCTGGATTAGGGCGTAACGTAATGAAGGATATAGATATCGATATCAGCTCGCTGCCTTCACCCGCTTACCTTGTGGATGAACGGCTGCTGAAGAAGAACCTCGAGACACTGAACTACGTGCAAGAACGTAGTGGTGCGAAAATTCTGCTTGCGCAAAAAGGCTTCTCCATGCATGCCCTGTACCCGCTTGTCGGACAGTACCTGCATGGCGTGACCTCCAGCTCCTTGTTCGAAGCCCGTCTGGGCTTCGAGGAAATGGGCAAAGAGGTGCATGTCTACGCGCCTGCTTATATGGACCGCGAGTTCGATGAGCTGCTCGGTTATACCGACCACATAGTGTTCAACTCGTTTGATCAGTGGAGCCGGTTCAAGGACCGGGTGCAGAATGCTCCGAAGAGAATCAGCTGCGGCATCCGTGTCAATCCGGAATATTCCGAGATTGAAGTGCCGCTTTATGATCCATGCTTCAACTTTTCCCGGATGGGCGTAACTTTGCCGAACTTCCGGCCCGATGAGCTTGAGGGTATCGATGGCCTGCATTTCCATACGATGTGCGAGCAGAACTCGGATACGCTGGAGCGTACGCTTAAGGTCGTGGAAGAGAAATTCGGACAGTACCTGCATGGCATGAAATGGCTGAATTTCGGCGGCGGCCATCATATTACCCGTCCCGATTATGATCTGGAGAAGCTGATC carries:
- a CDS encoding alpha/beta hydrolase: MEGTYIQEEIGGRRLTLYTPMSYGEEGRRFPVVYLQDDGEVMEHSLNYLEHLFITKALPELIFVGITPHDRNHEYTPWPSPALMPDRPDFGGGGGEYLKELVGRIKPYVDSSYHTLPGPEHTGLLGCSFGGLISLYGSYLYPDVFGRIGLVSASFWYEGILNYIRGQSRTLPEQRIYMYVGELEGLYKTNLQKQMVPQSRLAHELLLEQGFSDETLRFETNPIGTHDSVFFSQQLPHALHWLFGAEHAGGSRV
- a CDS encoding GntR family transcriptional regulator, which translates into the protein MIITLDFKSELPIYVQLRNEIVIGIGSGGLECGEKLPTVRQMAADLGVNAMTVNKAYAILKNEGFISIDRRHGATVSPSGNGQPEFKAKLENELRLVISEASLKGVGREEFMQLCTGIFSTVAFKPGTLTE
- a CDS encoding DUF5808 domain-containing protein, with the protein product MITVFLMGIALFIFAVTFTMYWSSSKPNGILWFGVSLPAHALHNEELQRLQNLCRTMYKRYGALTLLMLLPMLLVHAYVSLAVIYLFLWAALMMALLRIPFVRTHRSIAELKRKNEWFVGEKRIMRMDTRLSNALHSKEAKLSLFLYLVPALIALLPFGFKVSGDASYIVHAAGGTALGMTLLLFIISASFYRMKPRVYTVNSEINILLNKTARRRWSRLWFGIALVGSCTAAITAYAETLNEGTAGLIWSLGMLSFSIVPILGIVYVHNSLKKLEAVALAGEQEILYTDDDEYWMNGTTYNNPNDRSIMVPKRIGIGTTINIGTKTGKYIYYGLFVFVAVVIIGTGWISVQAEFSTPVMKIGDSGTVKIQFPMYNYSFALEDVLELKLVDQLPEGGRRTNGIGTDKVAIGNFKLDDFGKSKLYLYKQSPPYIVIRLPNLYVVYNHKEASETRQIFAELQGR
- a CDS encoding saccharopine dehydrogenase family protein, with the protein product MGKALIIGAGGVASVVVHKCCQNPDVFEEICIASRTLAKCDALKDKLAGGQTKISTAQLDADNTDEVIELIKSFKPDVVINVALPYQDLTIMDACLATGVHYVDTANYEPQDTAKFEYSWQWAYKERFEKAGITALLGSGFDPGVTGVFTAYAQKHYFDEIHTIDIVDANAGDHGYPFATNFNPEINIREITANGRYFENGEWIETAPLSEKKVYDLPEIGPKDIYLLYHEELESLAANIKGVKKIRFWMTFSQNYLTHLKVLENVGMTSIEPILYEGKEIIPLQFLKAILPDPASLGPRTKGKTNIGCIIQGTKDGQPKTYYVYNVCDHEECYREVGSQAISYTTGVPAMIGAMLIIKGIWKKPGVYNVEEFDPDPFMDALNKHGLPWQEDFSPTLLD
- the nspC gene encoding carboxynorspermidine decarboxylase, giving the protein MDIDISSLPSPAYLVDERLLKKNLETLNYVQERSGAKILLAQKGFSMHALYPLVGQYLHGVTSSSLFEARLGFEEMGKEVHVYAPAYMDREFDELLGYTDHIVFNSFDQWSRFKDRVQNAPKRISCGIRVNPEYSEIEVPLYDPCFNFSRMGVTLPNFRPDELEGIDGLHFHTMCEQNSDTLERTLKVVEEKFGQYLHGMKWLNFGGGHHITRPDYDLEKLISCILHMKETYNVEIYLEPGEAVALNTGYLVATVLDTMHNGMDIAILDTSAECHMPDVLAMPYRPNIIGAGEPGEHAYTYRLGGMTCLAGDVIGDYSFPEPLKYGDKLVFLDMAHYSMVKNHMFNGVNLPAIASYNEEEGLKVIREFEYSDFSNRLS